AACTCCTTATGATCTGCAATGTCAGTTGTGTCATCAAGGGTAACATCATGGAAGCATATAAGAACCCCATCTTTGGAGGACAGGATATCGGTTTCTATGAAGTCAGCTCCCTCTTCAATGGCTCTCTGTAGAAACAGGTCATAATAAGGAGCATAAGCTGGGAAAAACATGCTCGTCAAGCAAAACAAGCAAAAGTTTGGTAAATAAGTGCATCACAGCAAATGATTCATATAATATGGTTGTGCataaacaaactttttttgTGGCTGAATGAGGCATGCCAAATCAATGCACATAACTGAATGCTTATTAATCTTGAGACAATAGATTTATTCCCAGCTCTCGACATGAAAATAAGTAGGTTCAAAAAATCGAACGTATGAAAGTACAAAGTAGATTAACTTGCACGCCTATACACACCATGTATGCAGCAGAAGTTTCTTCAGGAATCTCTCCATTTGATCCTCGATGAGCAATATTATACGGTCGCGAAGTCTGTATAGGCAGTCTATTACCATGGCTTACTTTACTAGGGAGAGGATAGATAGGCCTCGCAGCACATGCAACTACGAGTGATAGAAATAAGATTGGAGCAAAGCCAAAACCAAAGCCCGAGCCTGCCATTTCATTTGttacaaaataaacaatttatgAATTATATCCATGCAAATAAATGATAATTACATACATAAAGCATCAATGAACAATCAGTTCCTGTGGTCCCATTAATCAATGAACAAATCTACATCGATCAGTTGGTGCTACTACTCTCAAAACCAAGATCAAGATCCTCGCTCATCATATGCTGCTTCATTTAAGAAACCGAAACCAAccaatatatgaaaaaacaaaataaacaaactgaaaaaagaaaacccagaaaTGAATTGGAGATATTAGTCTTCAAACTTACAAGTTGAAGGCATGTTTTTGGCCTAAGCTTCCTTCCAGTCAACTCCTATCTCCCTCTTTCTTCGCCAATAAAGACACTGTGATTTGATCTGTTCTTTATAaccacaaataaaaaacacacgtAACACGTGTGTTTGATTTCGTGGTTAAGGTTATGCTTGAAGTTgggtataatttaattataatccAATACACAAACTTCAGTTTCAATCACAAAAACAATCACACTCAGGCGTTGCGTTGTGTTTTTATCATGCTATGGGtcctcttcctctcttcttAGGACGTCAAAATTACGATTCTGGTGATTTTGCCAGATCGATGCCGTGGATCTATACTGGAACCAAGAATATTCCTCGTAGAATTAGGTTGTCATTGCTAAGAGATTGACTTCGTGATAAGGGAAGATTTTTTTCGTTTCCGGACACCTACgcaattccttttaaaaaaggaaaacaaaacccTCTAATTCTACAAGTTCAAGGGGAGGGGTTTAGATTTCATACCTAATTCAGGAAATATGGTAATCTCTTTTATGGAATATTGATACCATTTTCCTAATTAAAGAGTTACTTTTTATAACTTCACTTATAACATTGATTACATTTGATATAAtttctttatctattttttttaataaaaatttagtcTATTTAttctaacaataacaataacatgaAGCAATTTACAGTTTTACATTATGTGTGTGTAATTCAATAATATCACAtgtgataaatatttataaaaaattaaatatatttaaatatataaaatttattttatatattgtaatataagTTTGAAGACaaaatgtgaaaataaaatctaaaataaaaattatactagagaaaaaaaaataattttatttcttgatgaaTAAAGTGTTTAGGAGTATAGTtgcgattgtttttttaaaatatttttcactcataaatatattaagctaatatatataattttttatttttaaaaaattatttttaatatcagcacattaaaataatttaaaaaatctaaaaaatcttaatttaaaataaaaaaataaatatttttaaatactttgaAAATGCAATAAAGTAAAATTGAAAGGTAGATTGGGAGATAAAGAAGTTTGCTCTCCTAGAAAGTAATGTAaatgaaattactattttaCCAACTAAATGTCTTTTCTGTCTTTTTCCGTCAAAGAAATAAGATGAGACTGGTTATACAAGGCCCGTGCTTGCTCTCTACCATAAAATTGGAAAACATTGATAGAATATTTCTTTGGagttttggaaaaaatcatgaTGGTATTTTAATTGCTGACCGACACCTTTCATTGGCTCTTTGGagttttggaaaaaatcatgaTGGTATTTTAATTGCTGACCGACACCTTTCATTGGCTCTTTGGAGTTTTGGAAAAAATGATGATGGTATAATTGCTGACCGAGACCTTTCATTGGCAAGATGATTCTTGGGGATTGAATTTTCATCACATATTGATAGAATTTTTTAATGGAATGTCATaaattatttacataaaaaaatatgttttattgttaatttttcacCGATAATCCCGTAAGAAATTAACTTTGGATGGAGTTTTTAGTCTTTGAGATGTTTAAGAGtatggttataattattttttaaattatatttttattaagaaatgtattaaaataatatatttttttaaaaaatatttttgatattaacgtatcaaaatgatctaaaaacactaaaaaaatattaattttaaggaaaaaaatataaaaaattttcatttattttttaaaaacttttaaaacacaaaaataaataaaaccttctATTGTGCCGCAAATTCTTAaatcttatataattttttgataaaataaatgtgaaATTGCCCATGAAGGCGTTTTCAGTATTTTTCTATCTTGAAAACCATTGAAGCCTAAATCCATCGGCTATGGTCTTGCCAACGGCTCTCTTTACAATCACTAGAAGAGCAAAACAAATTCACAATCATTCTATAGAAAACacaaagagaaaaacaatgtaTCAACCTCAGAACAAGCCAGCACCTCGATCGGCTGAACATAATGCTCTAAAAGTAAATCCAATTCAATTCTCTAATCTTCCTGGTTCTTTTGCTTGGGAATTGTATTTAAAGATGAATCCATGGACAAGGTTAATAACGAAGCAAGATGCATTATGTAAGAAGCTAAGAAGGGAAACACCGAGCAACAAGTAGGTTTTTAGTCCCATCCAACTCaaataattggattttttatctGCTTTCTAAATATTACCCgttcaaatcttataaattttagatcATTAAAggcttacatgattattaattttaaaatttataaaattaataaaaaaatatataaattaacctgaataaatcacaaaacaatgataatataaaatttgaatgagTGAGAAAATCCTCCTTTCCaaataataattgtttcatTTTCCAAACAAGCTGacatctttgattttcttgcaaaaaaaaaaaaaaaaactatctttaaTGCAACTTCTCAAGGAAAATTATGCAAGAGATTTCCTCTTGAAAACAACCGGCGAGGCAACAACAAATAAGGGATTTTGTAGAGGTTCTTCAAAAaggaatcaaataaataaatgagattACCATGTAAGCCATGAAAAACCATCCAGACTTCAAATCACTGTATCCTGCAAATGGAGTTCACTTTAATCTATtacttttagatttttatatttttcataaaaaaattaaattgaaagtcattattgttaaattttgtatatttaaatcacttataaatttatttttcataaatttaacatATACAATAACTATTATATTATCTTCTAATCTAAAAGCCTATAAACTTTCGAATTTTAtgtataactaataaaaatactctttaaaaatctctgttttaattttgttttttgagaattaaatttttttaaaaaatctgcaCACACccacactttaaaataatttagttttgattttctaCCCTACCATacttaataagaaaaaacatctaattttttagataataaacatttaatttttttagataatattctATTATGACTATGACTATGACATGTAATAAGTAAATCTTTACCCCCATAGACTTAAatcattataataaaacattttatgcTTATAAAAATGTCAAATGTGTTAAATAAACCTATAAAATACTTTAGTTACATGAacgaaaataattattgttggatggccaattttattttatttaaccggaaatattgtaaataaaaagagagcACACGTAGCCATCCCCCCTTCAGTTTGCCCCTTTACTAGTTAGTGAGAATAACTATTCAGCTTAAAagacaaaattaatatatatatatatatatatatatatatatatatatattaaaatttaaaacctagAATTAACTTTCAATACTTGTTCTATGtatctattttgaaaaaaaaaaaatgaagaaaaatattcgAAGTTAAACTCATTTTTAATTCTCTCATTTTCTCTCTCGTGCTTATATTTCTCAGCTCATACAGAATACGTATGATAATCAAGAGTGAGGTGCAAAATCATCGAGGTTATTTGGTCAGCAATTTCAAAATCTTCCAAAGCCCCATATACCTTATCATAACAAGTTATTAGTATGCATTAAGAACACAAGTACTAGCAAAACAAGTCATTTAAGTTAATTAACAACAGAAACTAGCAGGAATCAATGAGATTGGCAAGTTGTGCAAACAAAGACAAGTCATCTagaatatatgtttattttccaGAGGAGATTGAAGAAACAGGTCCATATTCCAAAGTAAGAACACTAAACTACGGAAAATCTGAAAGTATTGCAAGAAAATCTGCCATTCACAGTATCCAAAGAGACCCATCCAACCTCATGAGCTCACAGTACTAATTTAGCCAGAAATAAGAGACTGCAGTATTGCAGCCCTTCATCAATCCTCATATTGCCATAAGATCACCATAATTCCGCATCAGAAAAATAGATCCAGCAAACAGTCCAACAGCTCGAAGCAGTTTCTGCAACAAGAAAGAAGCAGTTCCTTACTAGACAACAAATGAAATCAGCTACTAGCCGTGCTCATGGAAATTGAACAAACTgtaaagaagaataaaagatATGTAACATGAGCAGACAAGTAAGTTCTCAGAAAATAATGCTAGTGAAGCTAAAGTCTTTACTAGTAAAATCCTTACCAGTTGATGGAGCAAATGGTAACAGGAGCTGCATTATTCATCTAACTAAACAGTGTGAAAGTCAGGCATTTGCTAATTTCCACTATTGATTTTAGTCTATGCCTTGGCTAAGATTCAGCATTAGCAGTgctaaaaaattctaaaaataaaaatagcactTTGAATACCGTTGAGATTCTCTTAGCAAGGATCTGCAACCAGGCTGTGCTTAAACATCTCTTTTAGTTACTTTGGGCAAAAAGACAAGAGCATTCCCCCATGCTTTTCCAAATGGCACAGAGGAGATCTCGCTCTTAAAAACAGCGAGCTTTTTGcatcaaaaccaaaacaaatccaTTTCTTTTAACTAAACCAAAGGCCTTACACTTCATTCAACTAAATACAGAAAGCATTTTCTAAGGTCTTAAATTCCAGTCAACTGGACGTAGGAGGCATTTACagaaaaaccaaaacaaggCCATCAACTTCAATCACTCAGGAAAGGAAGAGTCGCAAGACTCCAGGACCAAGTAACCTATATGGTTTTCACTTGTTCATCTAAAAACCAGTGTTACAAACAGAGCTACTTCGTCAAGCACAAATTCATCAGAGTTTGTTTCTCCTAATGTTGGCTGTTCCTGCGCGTTGATGTCATCCattagagttgttttttttctctctgttaATACATTATGTTCTTCTACCTCTATGTAATTATAACTTCGACTCACAAGCAAAATAGAACAAGTCAGACAAATTTGGGACCTCTGGGATTACTTAATAAAGGAATCATAGTACAATTTAAGGACCCAAATCTTAAACTAAATATAGTGAAACAGCATCACAGACTGTTATAACCGAGTTTGTCTTTCCTAGATCCTCAGAACTTGAGGTAAAGGAGATTAAGTTCTAACATAAGTCCTCCCATAGCATCTctctaaataacaaaatttgatgcttcaattcaattcacattccaaatcaacaaaacaaaaatttgatTAAAGGGAAGCAAGAACCAAGTCAAGGAATAAATTAGTAAATTTGTGTGTGTtttagagagagggagagagaagtaCCATGTTGAGGGCCCATTTTTCCTCATCGTGAACTTGAGAGTGCCAGAAAGCTTTTAGCTTGTCAGTAGAAACTGATGAATCTGCCATTGGTGAACTTGTAAGATTGAGAGagttgtttagggttttagaTTTTAGAGAGGCAGAAGAAAACAGGGTTTTTTCCAccgaaattagggtttttatttgaTGCGGTGTGTCATTTAAAATTACAGAGGAAGCCTTGCTTGACTGCCTCTTGTGGCTTTAATATGCAGGGGCAAACATGTACGaagatttctttcttgttttcctaGCAAATTACTATACTGTTGagctatttaaattattattgacaaacttaaatttaagatttttgtaagaaattatattaaactATTTCAAAAGGTcttttttcattgataaaaaggttttttttttttcaaattaatagaaataattgaaacattacatatgattttttttaattattaattatggcTCCCCCCCCCCCAGGATGTAAGTGGGCTGggctcatttattttttggaggaaaaatagaaaccaatcaataatatttagatGAAAAAAGTAGCCAAACATATACTGCCAGCTGGACACCCCGAGTGACAAAAACCCAATCCATCGTCTCTCCTTTGTCTATCATTCATTCCATTCAGAGCTTTTCCAAAATCCAGAAGATGGAGGCCACAGCATTGTGTGGCAGCAGAGGACTTCCATTCAGGAtgaaagcagcagcagcagctataTCACATTCACCTCTTCTAATCAAATCCATGGCTTCCCAGAAGCCTTTGCCCTCAGCTGCCAAGACTGTAAGCTCTAGAAAGGTCAGTTCTTCTCTGCTCTAcctttcatcatcatcatcttgctGTCAACTCTAATTCGTAGCAGCcatcattttcttattcttctatTGCTATGTGACAATTAATACCAAGCCAGAGCTCAAATGTCTTCCCCCTTGGCGAGCAAGGCCCTAGAAGCCGCCCTCTCGCAACCTCACCTCCGATTAAGCTACTGACGAGGGTGGAGCAACTTAAATTACTAACCAAAGCTGAGAAAGCAGGCTTACTTTCAGCAGCGGAGAAGTTTGGCCTCTCCTTGTCAACAATAGAGAAACTGGGGCTACTCTCGAAGGCAGAAGAACTGGGAGTCCTCTCAGCAGCTACAGACCCGGGAACCCCAGGGGCTCTGTTAAGCCTTAGCCTGGGACTGCTGCTTTTAGGACCCTCTTGTGCCTATCTTGTGCCCGAGGATTACCCTTGGGAGGTTGCTTTGCAGGTTGCAGTTGTTCTGCTTTGCGTAGCTGGTGGATCTGCAGCCTTTGCTGCTTCAAATTTTGTATCCAACTTGCagaaatcaaattgattttcatttgtCAAATTTATATACCTGTTCAGATAATTTATCACTACTGCTAGCAGTCCATCTATGATGCTTTGATGCCGCTGAAAACCAACATCAGCCTTCAAAATGAGAGACAAGCTCTGTGATAGTGTGTGTGTAGAAATCACTCAATACGATTAACGATATCAATTTCCCTTCCACATAAGCTGAGAAAcagtttcttttaataaaagaaaaggacggAGCGGGGGAGCTAGGAAATCATCACAATGTTAATCGATGATTGCAGCCACACCATTTCAATCTCATGTAAgcttttatgctttttatgaaATGTCCCCCGAGCGAGGggggcatgaaaaaaaaaaaaaaacaaaagattcagTAATATTCTTACGAGCAGttgcaaatataaaaatacactaaaaaataaaaccaaaacaaaatctattGTCATCATGCCCCTCATTTGTACTGTCAAAAAAATCATCTGTCAACTTTCCTTCCCTGTGCTCATGTAGAAAATGAACTACTTTTTGTCCCACCTTGACGCCCTCCCCTTCGGCTTCCACTCTGATTACCTTGCTGATGATCCTCTCCAGCATATCCAGTTGAACCCCTAGGCCGCCCTGAAAACTCACCCTGGTTTTTGAATTCATTCCTGCCATGTCCCCGGCTACCAAAAAAGTTCCCACGGCTCTTAAAACTGTCACTCCGAAACCCACTTCTTCCTGAAGAATACCTCCCCCTCCCACTACTGCTTCCAACTGCAAGCACCAGcaaaattttacaattttatttatgcCTGCAGGTGTCGATAGaagttaaaaatgaaaaaaacacaaggcAAATACACAACTGAACTGACAGCTCTCTTTTCCTTTCCCAAACTAAAGAGAGGGAGACTCCTATCCAGGTTCCATAACCTTCCTTCTACTAGCATATCAAAGTTCATTAGCTCATTCTACTCCCTCAAGGCATGGTTCTTTACCTCCACCACCTGCCAAGGGGTGGTATAGATCCTTGCTGCTCTCAAGGCATATCTGGAGATGcctgtcttttattttatatttggttacAATAATGGTCTCCTACAGTAGCTTGAAGCTTGTGGTGACCAGACTCAAAAGGGTGGTTCGGACTGGTCATGGTGGAGGTTGAACTTGGTAGATGTTTGGATGGTTCAAGGAGATCTAGGTTTTAGTGGTTAAATGGTTCTTGCCTGTTCTGTCTAAGTTTGGATTTTACAGGATTTTACAGATATGTGGTGATGGTGCAAGCCTTGGGAGACGTTTTCTTGTCTTTATATGCCCCTACTTAAGACTGATTCAGCTCTGAAAAAGGTTTGTGAGAGATGGTAAGTATGGGGTAGAGGTCTTCACTGGATCTAAGAGGCAGTGATGCCAAGGAATTGCTGCAGCCGCTTCAATCCCtccatttttttagattgtattGTTTCTGCCATTTTATCATCAACCTTAAATCATTAGGTAGCCAGGAATTGGCCTTAATGGAAACACAAGGAAGCAGATCTTATCAGGCTGTTTGGAACCGttggaattgaattcaattccaaGGGTTAAATCAATACAAGTATTTAGAACTCTTTTGAGGGTGTTGATTTGAATTCcaaatgaaattcaaatcataaaaaataaacaaaagtaaATCAGAGGGGAGATCCTTTGATTTGcaaaaaacttcaacaaaaactTCTCTTCACTTTAAATTGTTCATCTATGCTACCTTCTCCTAACTAATAATATGATTTTCCAGAGACTCCTTAGTGACGTGGGCTTGGCACAGTGAACTTAGAGAGTGTTTGAAAGTATGGTAATAGTTGCTTCAAAGTACTTTTCgctaaaaaatacatcaatttttttttttttaattttaatacggTCACTGCCCTTCTTAAAACCCACTAAATTAAGCAATACTGGTTTTTACATCTTCCCTAAGATTAAATGTCCATTAATGATCAATAATGGCCTCTATTATAATATCCATTTCCATGGTCTTCTACACAGTGGCGTGGCTTTTATTCCCAAAACATACCAAAGTAATGGCTTCTTTGCATGCATTTGCAtcttaaataacattttgaattttcatgCTTGTTAATCCAAATTATTATGATAGAAGGTAGTCATTTTCCAACGATATATAAAAACTTGAAGAGGTCATTACTTGTAATACTTGTCACAAAGTCAAATTATTCACCGAGAAGTTGTACCATGCAATTCtgaattaagaataaaatagttaagattGTTAATTCTATTCAATTCCATAGTATTTTATTCAAAGCACAGGAATTATAATAGgttatcaattaaattcaaatcacatgtggaattgaattcaatttcatatGTGATTTGATTCCAAACAGGATGTAATTGTTTTGCGCCTCTCATGAAGGTGGCACGTGCTAAGCAAAGGCTTTATAAAGAAGCGTCTGTAGCCTTTGCACATCCTCTTCTGGAATCTTATAGCCCACAATGGGCTTCGTTTTGAGGTAAAAAAGTGTCTGCAATATTGTTAGATCTTCTGTCTCTAGAAAAACTATGATGCAACAACCTAGGGATTTAGCTTTGACTTTAGGCAAATATTTAAGCAAGGAACAACCGAAGAAAATATTCAAACCCCAAGAGTTAATTCTGTGGGATGAGGATTCTTTTGGGAGTTGGTTAAAGGTTTTCCAGGTTGTTTTCAGTCTCCGCAAAGGCGGCCTTCCATTTAGTAGTCATGCTATTCTGTATTTTATAGATTGCTGGAAGTTTCAGCAGgacatacatttttttattagtctttAAACAATTGACTTGTTTAGGTTTCTTGTTTAGGAATTCTTATATATTTCTCGGTTAAAAGTCCCAAGTTCATTAGAGCAAGAATAAAGTCCAAGCACCgtttatttaatatgtttgtaGTAGTCTTTCAATTTCAATGAGAGAATTTATTAGGAATAAAGTGCTTAACATTTTGAGTGGGATTCTTTCATTAAGGAGTGATTCCTTGATTTTACTAGTGTTAGGCTAGtagttttctattttgtttttacattaatttatcatattctacatatattttcaatttctaaatCCCCAAAACACAATATTCTACATCCTGGTCCTGAAACCAACCATCTAAAACTTGTCTTTAATAGGACCGAACCATGAACTTCTAGTCTTTTGGACCATTTGAACCCTAGCTAGTTTCCATCTAGGCCTGGATGTAGGTTTTAGCCCTCTTTAAATGCAATCCTATCTGTGATGGTTGGTAAGGATGACA
The sequence above is drawn from the Populus alba chromosome 15, ASM523922v2, whole genome shotgun sequence genome and encodes:
- the LOC118033410 gene encoding mitochondrial import receptor subunit TOM5 homolog, with product MADSSVSTDKLKAFWHSQVHDEEKWALNMKLLRAVGLFAGSIFLMRNYGDLMAI
- the LOC118033409 gene encoding uncharacterized protein, whose protein sequence is MEATALCGSRGLPFRMKAAAAAISHSPLLIKSMASQKPLPSAAKTVSSRKSSNVFPLGEQGPRSRPLATSPPIKLLTRVEQLKLLTKAEKAGLLSAAEKFGLSLSTIEKLGLLSKAEELGVLSAATDPGTPGALLSLSLGLLLLGPSCAYLVPEDYPWEVALQVAVVLLCVAGGSAAFAASNFVSNLQKSN